In Marasmius oreades isolate 03SP1 chromosome 1, whole genome shotgun sequence, one DNA window encodes the following:
- a CDS encoding uncharacterized protein (BUSCO:EOG09262I5I) — protein MAPKPKGRDHNPSGLGRAIQNRKAKDARKFIESGMYTTDLDSTSRLKSVTQERDLDEFFNTAQLAETDFTAGRRNVKIIPQSTNLSQNPYLLSEQEEKRTLQKHNENKQRLRVPRRPPWIKSMTTAELERQEKVAFLDWRRSLAVLQEEENFLLTPFERNLEVWRQLWRVMERSHLVVQIVDARNPLRFRCEDLEDYVRDIEGPEGEKGTGKGLRLSLLLINKADLLTAKQRLQWANYFDSQSIRYAFFSAANASALQQARKHALGVEADTPPSPSGTDEEEGEAGVDVDEEESEESDTLDHFYPADEDTGEEEDIQDPRIKVLSVLELEQLFKEMAPDRSAFADANGNSPTKTVIGLVGYPNVGKSSTINALLGEKKVSVSSTPGKTKHFQTIHLSDSTILCDCPGLVFPQFATTKAELVCDGVLPIDQMKEYTGPISLVVQRIPKDVLEATYGLSVQVKGIEEGGDARIRAEDLLVAYAIARGYMRSGQGNPDEARGARYVLKDYVNAKLLFCHPPPGVEPKLFNERTHQIQLRRVAGKKRAPVTRVGKEADTYVATQPQPLSQEHGGGGGGGGQGTKSRALDQEFFNDQSIGVYAKGIHAGRGPDFSRPKSFPHQNAMTNGGVAVAPKHARMAAILASQTQDGSKKHKKPKRVKQRSGKGYD, from the exons ATG GCACCAAAACCAAAGGGCAGGGATCATAACCCCAGCGGTCTCGGACGCGCAATTCAGAATCGCAAGGCCAAGGATGCAAGGAAATTCATAGAAAGTGGAATG TACACTACCGATCTCGATTCAACGTCACGGCTCAAGTCCGTAACTCAAGAGAGAGACCTTGACGAATTCTTCAACACAGCACAGCTTGCCGAAACGGATTTCACTGCAG GACGCAGGAATGTGAAGATTATTCCCCAATCGACTAACTTGTCTCAGAATCCCTACCTTCTGTCAGAACAAGAGGAGAAGAGGACTCTCCAGAAACATAATGAGAACAAGCAGAGATTGAGGGTTCCGAGAAGACCACCCTGGATAAAATCAATGACAACTGCGGAGCTGGAAAGGCAGGAGAAGGTTGCGTTTCTGGATTGGCGTAGAAGTCTTGCCGT TCTTCAGGAGGAAGAAAATTTCCTTCTCACCCCATTTGAGCGGAATCTCGAAGTATGGCGACAGCTATGGAGAGTAATGGAGAGATCCCATCTGGTAGTTCAAATCGTCGACGCTCGTAATCCTTTACGATTTCGTTGTGAGGACTTGGAAGATTATGTGCGAGATATAGAAGGTccagaaggagaaaaaggaaCTGGTAAAGGGTTACGTCTGAGTCTTTTACTCATTAACAAGGCCGATTTGTTGACTGCTAAGCAACG CCTTCAATGGGCAAATTATTTTGACTCACAGTCTATTCGATACGCGTTCTTTTCCGCAGCCAATGCGTCCGCCTTACAACAAGCACGAAAACACGCTCTTGGTGTTGAAGCGGACACACCACCATCGCCGTCCGGTaccgatgaagaggagggagAAGCGGGTGTGGATGTTGACGAAGAGGAGTCAGAGGAATCGGACACCTTGGACCATTTCTATCCGGCGGACGAAGACACaggggaagaggaggacatCCAAGATCCTCGAATAAAGGTTCTGTCGGTGCTAGAGTTGGAACAACTATTCAAAGAAATGGCACCCGATCGCTCAG CTTTTGCTGATGCCAATGGCAACTCTCCTACAAAGACTGTAATCGGTCTTGTCGGATATCCAAATGTCGGGAAATCGAGCACAATTAACGCTCTTCTAGGTGAAAAAAAAGTCAGCGTTTCTTCAACACCAGGAAAAACGAAGCATTTCCAGACCATCCACTTATCTGACTCTACGATATTGTGCGACTGTCCTGGGCTTGTATTCCCACAGTTCGCTACCACCAAAGCGGAACTGGTATGTGACGGTGTTCTGCCAATAGACCAGATGAAGGAATACACCGGTCCGATATCTTTGGTTGTTCAACGAATACCGAAAGATGTGTTAGAGGCCACGTATGGTTTGTCTGTCCAAGTGAAGGGTATCGAAGAAGGGGGTGATGCACGTATAAGAGCAGAGGATCTTTTGGTAGCATACGCTA TCGCACGCGGATACATGCGATCGGGACAGGGAAACCCAGACGAAGCCCGTGGAGCAAGATATGTCCTTAAAGACTACGTCAACGCCAAACTCCTGTTCTGTCACCCACCTCCCGGAGTAGAACCGAAGCTCTTTAACGAGCGAACCCACCAAATTCAATTACGCCGAGTTGCTGGCAAGAAACGGGCGCCCGTAACTCGTGTTGGGAAAGAAGCCGATACATACGTGGCTACGCAACCACAACCACTATCACAAGAgcacggtggtggtggtggtggtggtggtcaaGGAACCAAATCCCGCGCTCTCGACCAAGAGTTTTTCAACGACCAATCCATCGGTGTATACGCCAAAGGTATCCACGCTGGGAGAGGGCCTGATTTCTCTCGCCCCAAGTCATTTCCACACCAAAACGCTATGACGAACGGTGGTGTAGCTGTTGCACCCAAACACGCCAGAATGGCAGCTATACTCGCTAGTCAGACGCAGGACGGTAGTAAAAAACATAAGAAACCCAAACGCGTGAAGCAAAGGAGTGGAAAGGGGTATGATTGA
- a CDS encoding uncharacterized protein (MEROPS:MER0043126; CAZy:CE1) yields MSSVAPLEQVSSNKTFEGELIKYKFKSASLGGLSANFNLFLPPNASPTNKVPVLIYLSGLTCTEDNGAQKGGFLGPASLQGIAILFPDTSPRGAGIEGEDDDWDFGTGAGFYLNATNPKYSSHYNMYTHVTLELPQVIESAGLPIDWKRQSIFGHSMGGHGALTIYLNSPKQYRSVSAFAPIANPTKCPWGEKAFKGYLQGGIEEARERYDATELIAKQKDPVHILIDYGTHDNFYKQGQLLPENFLKAGRDAGYDEVQVRVRNQEGYDHSYYFISTFARDHIYFHANFLKA; encoded by the exons ATGTCCTCTGTAGCGCCCCTCGAACAAGTCTCTTCAAACAAAACTTTTGAAGGTGAACTCATTAAATACAAATTCAAG TCTGCCAGTCTTGGTGGTCTATCCGCCaacttcaacctcttcttGCCTCCCAACGCGTCTCCTACCAACAAAGTACCTGTTCTGATCTATTTATCGGGATTGACATGTACAGAAGACAATGG AGCACAAAAAGGTGGCTTCCTCGGTCCGGCCTCACTGCAAGGCATCGCTATCCTATTCCCCGACACCTCTCCCCGTGGTGCCGGCATCGAAGGAGAGGACGACGACTGGGACTTTGGAACTGGTGCGGGCTTCTATCTGAACGCTACCAACCCAAAGTATTCTTCCCACTACAATATGTACACCCACGTTACCCTCGAGCTTCCTCAAGTTATCGAATCTGCTGGTTTGCCTATT GACTGGAAACGCCAATCCATCTTTGGCCACAGCATGGGCGGTCATGGGGCTTTGACCATCTATCTCAACTCCCCGAAGCAGTATCGATCTGTTTCTGCGTTTGCTCCGATAGCTAACCCAACCAAATGTCCTTGGGGTGAAAAGGCGTTCAAGGGCTATCTACAGGGAGGGATCGAAGAAGCGAGGGAGAGATATGACGCGACTGAGTTGATCGCCAAGCAGAAAGATCCCGTTCATATCCTCATCGACTAC GGAACTCACGACAACTTTTACAAACAAGGTCAGCTTTTGCCTGAAAATTTCCTCAAGGCTGGTCGAGATGCAGGGTATGACGAAGTACAAGTAAGGGTGAGAAATCAGGAAGGTTATGATCACAGTTATTACTTC ATTTCCACATTCGCTCGCGATCATATCTATT TCCATGCCAATTTTCTCAAAGCGTAA
- a CDS encoding uncharacterized protein (BUSCO:EOG09265A08): MGEAVLRDIAKNRGLDIHVDSCGTGAYHVGEDPDDRTVAICKKVRYEDASHIAIRLMETLQHGVPISHKARAISESDYKKFTHILAADGSNLRSLERFKPEDATAEVRLWGSYHNDDPIGDPYYGGINGFEKVYQQCVTFSSAFLDEVFGKSSDDKGDL; the protein is encoded by the exons ATGGGAGAAGCAGTTCTAAGAGACATCGCGAAAAACCGGGGGCTCGATATTCACGTCGATAGCTGCGGAACTGGGGCGTATCATGTTGGAGAAGATCCAGATGATCG AACCGTAGCGATTTGCAAGAAGGTGCGATATGAAGATGCTTCCCACATCGCCATCCGTCTCATGGAGACTCTTCAGCATGGTGTACCCATTTCACACAAAGCTCGCGCCATATCTGAATCGGATTACAAGAAATTTACCCATATTCTCGCTGCCGATGGAAGTAACCTTCGGAGTCTTGAAAGATTCAAACCTGAAGATGCGACTGCCGAAGTTCGTTTATGGGGCTCCTATCATAATGACGACCCTATCGGTGACCCGTATTATGGCGGTATC AACGGGTTTGAGAAAGTGTACCAACAATGTGTTACATTTTCCAGTGCGTTTTTAGACGAGGTTTTCGGGAAATCTTCGGATGACAAGGGTGATCTGTAA
- the GDI1 gene encoding Rab GDP dissociation inhibitor alpha (BUSCO:EOG09262739), with translation MDEEYDVVVLGTGLTECILSGLLSKDGKKVLHMDRNEYYGGDSASLNLTQLYRKFRPDQAPPGELGRDRDYAVDLVPKFIIATGELTNILVRTEVTRYLEFKQIAGSFVYRDGKISKVPSTEMEAVRSPLMGLFEKRRAKKFFEFLQNWKDDDPGTHQGVDLDKDSMKTVYEKFGLEPGTQDFIGHAMALHLDDDYIHKIARETYSRIVLYTTSMARYGKSPYIYPLYGLGELPQSFARLSAIYGGTYMLDKPIDKIEVGSDGRFTGVTSGGETVRAKQVIGDPSYFGAGKEVEGKVRVVEERKVVRAICILKHPIPGTEDADSCQIIIPQNQVGRRGDIYIAMVSSTHNVCAKDVYVAIVSTIVETDKPELEIAPGLHLLGPIYDKFVSISPLYTPTSSGVDDNIFITRSYDATSHFETVVEDVKDVWKRVTGIDLVLEDKQVEVQN, from the exons ATGGATGAAGAATACGAC GTTGTTGTCCTCGGAACTGGGCTAACTGAATGTATCCTCTCAGGTTTGCTCTCCAAGGACGGCAAGAAGGTCCTGCACATGGACCGCAATGAGTATTATGGTGGTGACAGTGCCAGCTTGAACTTGACACAG CTATATCGCAAGTTCCGCCCTGACCAAGCGCCTCCTGGCGAACTCGGTCGCGATCGCGACTATGCCGTCGATCTTGTTCCCAAATTCATTATCGCCACCGGAGAGCTAACCAACATATTGGTTCGCACAGAAGTTACCCGCTATCTCGAGTTCAAACAAATCGCAGGAAGCTTCGTCTATCGTGATGGCAAGATCTCAAAAGTGCCTAGCACCGAAATGGAAGCCGTAAGGAGCCCGTTGATGGGTCTCTTTGAGAAAAGACGGGCAAAGAAATTTTTTGAGTTCCTGCAGAATTGGAAGGACGATGATCCTGGGACTCATCAAG GCGTCGACCTCGATAAAGATAGCATGAAGACCGTCTACGAGAAATTTGGACTCGAACCTGGTACCCAGGATTTTATTGGGCATGCAATGGCTCTCCATCTTGACGATGA CTACATCCACAAAATTGCACGAGAAACATACAGTCGGATTGTTCTTTATACTACTTCCATGGCTCGTTACGGCAAATCCCCCTACATCTACCCACTTTACGGTCTAGGAGAGCTTCCCCAATCTTTTGCACGTCTCAGTGCCATTTATGGTGGTACTTACATGCTCGACAAACCGATCGACAAGATCGAGGTCGGAAGCGATGGCAGATTTACTGGCGTTACCAGTGGTGGAGAGACAGTGAGGGCCAAACAAGTCATCGGGGACCCCAGTTATTTCGGGGCAggaaaagaagttgaaggcaAAGTGCGGGTAGTCGAAGAGCGCAAAGTGGTTCGGGCTATTTGCATACTCAAGCACCCTATACCAGGCACGGAGGACGCTGACAGTTGTCAAATCATCATACCTCAGAATCAAGTGGGCAGACGAGGCG ACATTTACATCGCGATGGTTTCTTCGACCCATAACGTCTGTGCCAAAGATGTCTATGTCGCTATTGTTTCAACAATCGTGGAAACAGACAAGCCTGAACTCGAGATCGCTCCTGGTTTGCATTTGCTTGGGCCCATCTATGACAA GTTTGTCTCCATTTCTCCTCTGTACACGCCGACGTCATCCGGTGTAGACGACAACATCTTCATCACCCGATCGTACGATGCTACCTCACACTTTGAAACAGTTGTTGAAGACGTCAAGGACGTGTGGAAGAGAGTCACAGGAATTGACCTCGTTTTGGAGGATAAGCAAGTTGAGGTTCAGAACTAG